CTATTAGGAAGAACTTCAAGGAGTCATGTTTTGGTTCTTGGACCTATAATGAGGTTGTGACTCCTTTACTCTTTTTAAGAGGCATTGCATACTGCCAAGCTCACGTCAGTTTGAATCTAAAACCGCTTTCTAAGAGATTAACTACTGCACACCCCGCCTTCGCAAGAAGGAACCGATGTGTCAATATGTCATCTAAAGGGGATAAGGATCATGGAACTTACAATAGCAACTCCATTGAGGATATTTGAAATAGGCCAGGTAGCAAAAGTGTCCTCTTTATGTTTGGACTGACAAAGATAGGAAGAATGCATGTATATAGTTATTTGCAGAAAAGCTTATCAAATCactaaatgaagaaaaaataggaAATTAGAGATAACATATTCTCCTCTTAGTGATGATAGAGAGAGTCGGGGGAGATGTCTTCCTCTTGCTAGTATGAGTCCTGCTAGAAGGAAGGGTATCCAAAGGTTGCCTCGACATTGAAGGCCTAGACTTGGTCACAGTGGACCTCCTAGTGGAACAGGTTCTAGATAAAGGAGGAGGAGGGCTCTCTAGGACTATGTTAGCAATAGGAGGAAAGCCTCCCTCATAAGGATTATCTCGAAACAAACCTTAGGGACATTTGCACCCTTCTTGGTTGGCTTGCGCTTAGAAAACCTAGAAGTCGAGCCTTTCTTTGTAGGTGCAGGAAGGTTTACTACTTtcaccttcttctcccaaccACAAGGGAACTCCCCTGTATACTAGAACCACCCATGCTCCTCTTCTTGCCACTCAAATATAGCAAACCTACTCTGCTTCCTAGCATAGGCAATCACAAACTTGGTAGGGAGAAGCAACTAAGGGTTCATCAACTACCCAATAGGTCCTCACTGAAGGAAGTCATAATGGCTTGCCAATAGGCGTGCATAGGGGCAATGCAAAGAACTACCTTCTAAGAATTGGGAATGGTAACAGCAGTAAAGAGCTTACTCCAAAATTTGAAGTCATGTGGGCGTAGGAAGGGGCAGACTGAAGTAGTGGTGTCCAGAACCAAAGTAAAGTCATCATGCATATCCTGGTCAAGCTCAAATTGCCTCCTCACTCTATGGGCGGAGTAGTGCACATACCGAATTCCTTTATCAACCAAGTAAGGCGGCCAACCAGAATTGGTGGCAACCAAGTAAGTAATCCCCCTCTCATCATAAGCCACCAATGGAGTGGTCGTGCCAGCAGTACCCATAAAAAAACCCATCATCGAGTCAACACAAGTATAGCCAGTACTAAAGTCCCTACAAGCTCTCCATGAAAAGCCCACTCCTTTAACAAAAAACTCCACAGCAGGATAACTAAAGAGCTTCTACCCGACCCAGCGATATGCCAAAGGAAACTTAGTAACAAAAACTCCACAAAAGTCTGTAATCACCCTAGGATAGGATTGGAACTTCTCCTTGGTATTGCGAATAGGCTTACACTTAGCCAAATGCCTAGCACAACGCTCCTAAAGAAGATGCTACAGGATAGTACTGTGAACAGATGAAGTAACTATATGGTAGGAACTTGCTTGTCTCTCATCACTCTGTTGAATATCTAATTGAACATATAGATGACCTAAAAATAGAAGGGCCAATGGCAAACTCACTCCAGTAGAAATCTTTATGGTTAATTGAAAGTAAACGGGTTTCATAGCATAATGTGGATGGGAACCAAAGACAAACTTACAAAGCCATAATGTAATGAAGACAGCATGGCGAGCGGTGGTGGAAGCTTTCAAGAAAGCCCCAACCTAATTAAAGAGCTTTGCATTCCTACCGCTAAGCCCCTTTCTCAACTCTACCTCCACTACCTCCTCCTCAATAGAAAGTTGGATGGCGAAGGGATTGACGTTGCAAAGAGCGGGAAGCAACAACTGATTGGCCACATCCTCCAAGGTCACAGTGAACTCACCGCACGAAAGGAATAAGGTGTGGGTGGCACTACACTACCGATGAACCAAATGGTGAAGGTTGAACAAATCACGGTAATTGTACAAGCACCATAAGGAGACGACGGCCTTCAGAACACTGGTTCGTTGAAGTGCCTCCATGAAACCTGTGTTGGGAAGCTCTCTATCACCCATTCTTTCCAACCCAATGACGTACCTAACCCAAATTTGAAGATAATAGGAATGGGTAAGGTCTCTTCACAGCAAATAACAAGATCGAGGATGGAGGAAGACAATGGAGCCTAAGAGACGTCAAAAACACGCTGTTCTAGGGATAGCCAAACAGGGTTCGACAAAGGAGGCGAATAGTCACCAAGCACCACTGGAAAGTGTGAATGGGTATTGAACCACAGATCTATGATAAAAGGGCACTCACTGTGAGGATCGCAACTCGCCTCCTTCTACTTAGAACAGCCTAATTTGGAATAGAGAGCCTCTTTTCCTTTTCAACCTCCATGGATGGTTCATCAGCAACAACCTTTTTCCCCTTATGGCGGGAAGAACTCTCACCTTTTGCCGGTGAcatgaaaaagagattaaatgGTAGAGTGATGAATGTGGGAGTATGTGAAAAGCGAAGCGAAGAGgagaatggaaaaagaaaaaggagttgtgagaaaagaagagTTATTGTGAAAAGGAAAAAGTGAAGAAGTGGAAACGAATAAAAACACTAGGAAGGGAAGCGACGGGCCAGCAATTAAAAGAGGTAACTCATTAAATGAAGTGTAGGCAGTGTTTCAGAATAATTGATGAAATGGGAAATTTGAAAAGATGAGCCTATTCATTGCAGAAAAGTGATTAATGTGGGGACCACTATTTAAAAAGCCCACAAAAGAAAACTACAAAGGCATTCACATGTGAATTGCAAGAGCAATCCACATGCTAAAGGGGCTGAATGTTGATACTCGTTTTTGACAAAAGGCCTAACGGCAGAAAAGGCCCAACAATGAGGAaggatgaagaagaaaggagatAAAAAGTCCTATAGGCCGACGCATCATGAATGACAGCCAGCAGGCCCATAGGCACAACGAGGggtaaaagtaaagtaaatgAGTCGTGGAAGCCCAAGACATGAAGTAAAAAGCCCTATGGACCAACATGATAGGAATGACAGCTAGCAGGCCATAAGCACAACAAGAGGTAAGAGTAGAGTAAATAGGCCATGGAAGCCCAAGAAAAGAGGTAAACAACCCAATGGACCAACATGGAAAGAATGACAGGCAGCAGGTCCATGGGCATAACAGGAAGAGAAATGACAAGAGCAAAAGCCCAACGGACTGGATTGGTAGGGACTTCTGCCAAGCCAATGTCCAAGCTCATAGGGAAATAAGAGGAAACAGTACAAGCCTAAGAGCCCAAGCCTTCCATGCTATGGAGGATAAGCACGAACATAAGAGACACATAGCAGAATGAGACATGGCAAGAACGACAAAAATGGCATGGGAGTAAAAGAAGACAAATGCAGAGGataaagaaacacacacataagggCCGAAGTACAGCCACTcatacccagccaatacaggagaGGTTGGCCCCCAACAAAGGACTTAGAGGGCGTGGTTTTgctggggtgggggggggggggtggggagggAAGGGGTTTATTTTAGGGTTCTTGTCAAGACTTCTTTTGGGAAAAATGCCTTGCTGGGATGACATTTCGCCTAAAAGAGGTGAGCAAAGGGCTAGGACCAcctgatgcatgccatagagaTAGGTAGAGAGAGGAGCTCAAGCCTTGATCCATTCAAGTAAGGTAGGAGAGGTGAGGGGAGAAACAAAACAAGGTAGAGTTTTGTCTTGGAACCAGGAGTGGTGCAGCAAACACACTCTGAGCAAAGGTAGTGGCCGAGCAACCAACAAGTTAGTGGGCAATCCTGAAGGAATGCCCACAAGAAACCAAAAGTAGTTGGTGAAGGCTTAGGGACAAAAAGGAGAAATCTCATTGAATCAactcactataaaaggaagaggtaGCTATAGATGAAGGAGGAGGAACCTACGGGGAGAGAATAACAAGAAACTAATAGTAAAAAGactaagagaaagaaagaaagcaagtggtaaaaagaaagagagaagagagaaaatacaacaaaagtaggggcatgcatcaatagatcGTTTTTTTCCCCTCCTCTTGACAAGCCCACCCTTTGGAACTTTACAAGTCATAACCCATAATCATTTAGGCCCTTTCTCCAGAACAAACAACTTTGATGGCAGCATCCTATAACAAGGTTGTTCATGTTGGAGTTTGGATCCCTTCTTCGACTTTTCATTGTCAGTAGTTTTGACCCAAGATTTGGACAGCAAAATCACATTATCTTATTTGCCTAGAGTCATTGTCACTTTCCTATCATGGTTTCTTTTAACTTGTTTAGCATTTTTATTGATATATGTCCTGCTGTAGTGTCTTACGCTGTTAGCTATTCTGCCATAGCACCTTCTATTATATTTACTGTATCAGTTGTTCTGCTGTAgcactttttattatatttgctGTATTTGTTGTTTTGCTGTAGCaccttttattatatttgttgtaTTAGTTGTTCTGCTGTAGCGCCTTTTACCATATTGGCTATAATGTTTGTTTTGCTGTTGTGTCTACTGCATCAGTTATTCTGCCACAGTGCTATCCACTGTGTTTGCTGAGACACCCAATCCACCGTAGCATTTTCTGTCTCGTCTGAGCATTGAGAATACCTAGCTGGCGCACAAGCTAGCCTGCTGTATAGTCCCATTGGGATAATAGGCCAATCCCAACTCCCTGATCGCTCAATCCACAGGCCTGAGTGTAGCAGAACGGGTCTAAGCCCATCAATGTAGAAAGGCCCCCACAGTTTGTAAATAGGACCACATGTAGCTTTCTTATTGGTAGTTAAGTTCTCTGTTAGTTATAATTCTGTTTTCTTATCCCACTAAGGTGATAGTATATATAACAGAGCATTGTAATCATTATTTGTATGCTTTCTTATTTTTCTGATTTGACAATAAGATTGCAATTCAGTTAGAAAGCTCGCTCTTTTTTGTTACATAGCAACAGTTGCATCTTGGGATTGTTTAAGTTGTCGAGCTTGCATTGGTTGGGATTTATTGGCAGTCGATCTGTGAGGGGGAGGGGCTTACCGCTGCGCGGAATTTTCTTTTTCGCTTGATAATGGctattggttttgatttttttgccAATGGTGGCGAGACGGGATTGCATGCCACAACTGAGCAACATGCAGAGGTGTACGCGGCTGTCTTATGATGTTAGATTGGTTCACTTTGGCTGTATTAATTAGCTGGTTTATTTACGGCATTTGATTGCTTTGTAATATTGTTATACAATTTATAGTGGAATAAAAGTtccatcttttatttaaaaaaaggtaGAGGATATTGTGTCTCCAAACAGAGTTCAGGAAAAAGACGACTTAACTTCAAGTTCTTGTTAAAGAAATAAAAGCTAAAACTGTGCATGTCATGTTCATTATCAGGGATTGCATTGAAGGTTGTTTGGATGGCGATTTGGTGAAAGGAAAAAGTGTTGTGCGATGACCCAATTAATGGAAAGACAACCTTTTAGAGCGGGCGCCCTTGGGGAAATCACGATAATTATAGGAGGAAGAACCGATCTTTCTCTTGTACTTCCTTTACCTGCATCTTCTTAAACAACCGAAAATTATAACGTGGTTCAGTCTTTCTTAAATTCTACAAATTAGGCattctaatatttttcttatctGTTTTCTTCTAATACCATACTGTTAACGAATGATTTAGATATGAAATTTCACTATTGCtcgaatttattaaaattgtattATGCTGATTAATGGCTTAGTTCTtggtttgggaaaaaaaaaaaacatgaattaGGTACTAATTTCCAAGGTGGTGTTTTCAGAAATCCACAAGGAAGTATACTAAAAAGTGAAGTTATTGAAGATACAACTGCTCCTATAGTGGCTTCCTTCTCTTCACGTGGACCAAACTACATTGCAGCAGATATTTTGAATGTTAGGGATCAATCACCTGCATATCTTCCTCTCTCTGTGGTTCACCCTGCTTAGCAATATCACTTCTCTAATGCCCACATATATTTGATAAATATTGCAGCCAGATATAACTGCTCCAGGAATAGATATTACAGCTGCATATTACCCTGTTTCTTCACCTTCTGGAATCCTTGGGAAAAAGAGGTCTTTGAAATACAATATATTGTCTAGAACCTCCATGGCTTGTCTCAAAACGTTTCACCCTGATTGGTCTCTGTCAGCTATTAAATCTGCTCACATGACCATTGTGTTGGGTCTCAAATAACGTTGTCACAAATATTAgcaatccaaaataataatcacacacaaaagacaaatatttacatggaaaatcttttttccttaaaaGGAAAATCCACGGGACAAATTCCGAATAATGTCACTAttacaaatcaattacaataatttttgtatATGCCTCATGGCTAAAGAAAAATCTTTCTTATTTCTCtttactctcacacacacacacactaattatcTCTTTCAAATGCGGCAACACTTtactctctcatttttattttcttcttcatgcACAACTCTCTCTTggctgttttctttttctctaagcAGCTCCCTCTTGActgctctctcttctttttctttcttgtgcaGCTTCATCTTTATTTGCTTTTGCACATACTCTCTTTGTGTCTTCTCGAAGGCCTACCTTACTCTCTCTTTCCTCTTGCATTCCTCCCAAGCAAAAatcccatttctctctcttggttTTATGCTCTATTTTCCCTCTCCTCATAGGGAGGACCCTTGGGCCAAAAGCCATCAAATTCTTTGTAGCGTTGTCTATTTATAAAACTCTTTGGTTATTCCCTCTTAGACTAGGAATACATTACCTTTTTAACAAGGAATTTATTCCCTCTTAGACTAGGAATACATTACCTCTTTAATAAGGAATAAACTTCCTTCCACACCAAAGAATAGTCTTTCCTTCTAAAACAAgaaaacccaaattaatttttcttcttcaactaGGAAACCTAATTGACTTTCCAAGTCACAATTGGAATTTGAGGCAATTTCCCAACAATCTCTACCTTGACTCAAATTCTATCAATTGTCCTTAACTATCTTCTTTCCTCTTAGGATAACTCCTACCTTAATCAAGTAAACATCTTTTCCTCTTAGAATAGCTCCACCTTAATCAAAGCAATCCCTTCTCTTCCATCTTAATTCACACAAAGAGTCATCCACCAAATCAACTAAGCTCTAATACCACTATTGGtcttttcttttgtagcatTGTGCATAATTGATCTTAATAGAATTGATCGAATAACTCCCAATAGCTGTGTATCAAGGAGGTTCCATTCTTCATCATTCATAGTATTAGGTTTCTTCCCCAAAAGTGGCGGATGCAACTTCttcccatagagataatcttcaacCTGCATCCTCCAATATCCAAAGTCTATTCCATCAAACTTTTCAATTCCTAAAGCCTTGCCTACTTCTCTGGCCATCGTTTCTACTATAACCTTAGCTCTGATACTACTTGTTAggtcccaaataatattatcacaaatattagcaatccaaaataataatcacacaaaaaacacaaatatttacaTGAAAAACCCTCTctccttgaagggaaaaaaccacgggacaaactccgaataatgtcattattatcaaatcaattacaataattcttgtGTATATCTCATAgctaaagaaaaatctctcttGTTTCTCTTtgctctctcacacacactaatTATCTCTTTCAAATGCGACAATACTTtactctctcatttttatttttttctccacGCATTGCTCTCTCTTAGctgtcttctttttctctaagtGGCTCCCTCTTGActactctctcttctttttctttcttgtgcaGCTTCATCTTTCTTTGCTTTTGCACGTACTCTCTTTGTGCCTTCTCAAAGGCAACAGTACCTTACTCTCTCCTTCCTCTTGCGTTCCTCCCAAGCGAAAatcccttttctctctcttggtttCACGCTTTATTTTCCCTCTCCCATCAATTTCTTTGTAGCATTGTCTATTTATAAGACTCTTTTGGTATTCCCTCTTGGATTATGAATACATTACCTTTTTAACAAGGAATCTATTCCCTCTTGAACTAGGAATACATTACCTCTTTAATAAGCAATAGACTTCCTTCCACACCAAGGAATAGTTTTTCCTTCTACAACAAgaaaacccaaattaatttttcctttttcaactAGGAAACCTGATTGACTTTCCAAGTCACAATTGGAATTTGAGGTAATTTCCCAACACACTGGTATATCATTGGTTTCATCTTCAACCGTATCATTTCTTTTCCAATCTTAAGGTTCTAACTAGGTTTGTTTTCGTGTTTTGACAGCTTGGCCAATGAATGCCACAAATGTATATGAAGAAAGGTGAATTCGCTTTTGGTGTTGGACGTATCAATCCAATGAAAGCAATAGAGCTTGGTTTGGTTTATGAAGCCTTGAAAGAAGACTACATAAAATGCTTTGTCGCATTAACATTAGGACGTGTTTGGTAAACTATAATAGACACTTTAATgtaatgaatagttattccttatgaatagctattcttcaaaataaggaataactattccttatcaaaagtaCTTAATATCTATTCTTTCCCCttatgtaataaattttaaaaaaaatttcctaaaaagccattagttgccacatcttcaaaataaaagaaaataaattttccttcttgttaattattagctctattttgaacaccgtaaaataagtgtattttagaaaatttgacttaaaaatgatttaattatacattctttttatactctactaaattATGGATGCATATTCAGAATTCTATTcctaaatggtcaccaaactaatgaatagtaatactaATTACATTCCAACTTAATATATTCCTTATAATACTAATTCTTATTCCTATATAATAATCATTACAGTGTACCAAACCTGCCCTTAGTTTTTTTGGTACCTGTAGCAAGGATGTTAAAGGATCTCAAAAGGATCTCAATTACCCATCAATGCAAGCTCTTATTGAGTCTGGCAAAAGTTTCACAGACGAATTTTCCAGAACTGTAACAAATGTTGGCCCTGTTGGCTCAACATACAAGGCAAAAGTCATTACAGTTTCTCATATAAATGTAAGTGTGAAACCTAGCGCCCTCTCTTTCAGGTCATCTGGTGAGAAGAATTCTTTTGTTGTGACAGTGTCTGGGAAAGGATTGCCAATAAAAATAAGGGTATCTGCATCAATCATGTGGTCAGATGGCACCCATAATGTGAGAAGTCCAATTGTTGTGTACACAAATGAAGCCtagaaattttttatcattGAGTGTTCATTTCATGAAGTAACATAGACATGTATTGGAGGCTAGcaaaataattatctatttttgTGAACATCTCTACAATGCAACCTAAtgattcaaaataattttttttgttcatagaTTTCACTAACCT
This genomic stretch from Quercus robur chromosome 4, dhQueRobu3.1, whole genome shotgun sequence harbors:
- the LOC126721841 gene encoding subtilisin-like protease SBT4.2, producing MYMKKGEFAFGVGRINPMKAIELGLVYEALKEDYIKCFVALTLGRVCKDVKGSQKDLNYPSMQALIESGKSFTDEFSRTVTNVGPVGSTYKAKVITVSHINVSVKPSALSFRSSGEKNSFVVTVSGKGLPIKIRVSASIMWSDGTHNVRSPIVVYTNEA